In Elaeis guineensis isolate ETL-2024a chromosome 1, EG11, whole genome shotgun sequence, a genomic segment contains:
- the LOC105061238 gene encoding LOW QUALITY PROTEIN: uncharacterized protein (The sequence of the model RefSeq protein was modified relative to this genomic sequence to represent the inferred CDS: inserted 1 base in 1 codon; deleted 2 bases in 1 codon), with protein sequence MWRFNPFMLKEPTGLEGRTIDVGNVKVHVRNAMAEGGFSCVYLARDAVHASKQYALKHMICNDGESLDLATKEISVMRLLKGHPNVVALVAHTILDMGRTKEVLIVMEFCEKSLVAVLDNRGAGYFEEKQVLLIFRDVCNAVFAMHSQSPPIAHRDLKAENVLLGSDGAWKLCDFGSTSTNHKCFDRPEEMGIEEDNIRKHTTPAYRAPEMWDLFRREIISEKVDIWALGCLLYRICYLKSAFDGESKLQILNGNYRIPELPKYGAALTNLIKDMLEASPNARPDITQVWFRVNEQLPVELQKHLPDGSSSTISMRHPTSSMHDEGLTKKFLMPRRSPPPPPSREQVQNISAQSEKVSHSRPSQGGSKAAGCSIGSFWSTQYAHDPPVVENKGSTIDKEPFKHWISKDNQNSLDGKTSPPGEHVHSGQNLAANPLKKFEEVPTKGFEISFFQEEPLQNSQKTKAVHPENIEMFQNEAFNTFVAEFDTTKLDSRNSATINNDNGSARKELEGEVDRLKEQLKQANLKKDEITSKYEKLSAICRSQRQEXQELKRALAGATPSPPSKDSSKSHVSPGSLQPGTLQKDKIEGTVWELQQGMLENSSPSPSPEPKPWQAFSGETKVQSIAAGMTNGHQNLTKQSVAGLSSDVWGFNLESFTAAPSGAQVSRTSIQANTSRRFGRGEQRRWRPANQLDGLVSEVQSKIELGLLLMFISCFYSGCAKDCLTIAPDNICDLFLLLVEKIEGGKILAEIHRFFCCLKGNLKDLFFFNSCLPLGEVRSVMMYTIFVVRWIIW encoded by the exons ATGTGGAGGTTCAATCCCTTTATGTTAAAAGAACCGACCGGCTTGGAAGGTCGTACCATCGATGTCGGCAATGTAAAGGTCCATGTTCGAAATGCCATGGCGGAAGGGGGATTTTCTTGTGTGTATCTCGCTCGTGATGCGGTGCATGCATCAAAGCAATATGCTTTGAAGCACATGATCTGCAATGATGGGGAGTCACTGGATCTTGCAACGAAGGAAATCTCGGTGATGAGGCTGCTTAAGGGGCACCCGAATGTTGTCGCGCTCGTCGCCCACACCATATTGGACATGGGTCGTACGAAGGAGGTGTTGATCGTGATGGAGTTCTGCGAGAAGTCGTTGGTTGCTGTGCTGGATAACAGAGGGGCTGGGTACTTTGAGGAGAAGCAGGTCCTGTTGATCTTCAGGGATGTCTGCAATGCAGTGTTTGCCATGCATTCTCAGTCACCACCTATTGCTCACAG AGACCTCAAAGCTGAAAATGTGCTGCTTGGATCTGATGGAGCTTGGAAATTATGTGATTTTGGCAGCACTTCAACCAATCATAAGTGTTTTGACAGGCCTGAAGAGATGGGTATTGAAGAAGACAATATCAGAAAGCATACAACCCCTGCATATAGAGCCCCTGAG ATGTGGGACCTTTTTCGAAGAGAAATTATCAGTGAGAAGGTGGACATTTGG GCTCTTGGGTGCCTTTTGTACAGAATTTGCTACCTCAAATCTGCATTTGATGGTGAATCAAAGCTTCAGATATTGAATGGAAACTATCGCATTCCGGAGTTACCAAAATACGGTGCTGCCCTAACCAACCTAATTAAAGACATGCTTGAAGCCTCTCCAAATGCCAGACCAGACATCACGCAG GTGTGGTTTCGTGTTAATGAACAATTGCCTGTGGAGTTGCAGAAACACTTACCTGATGGGTCATCATCAACTATCAGCATGCGCCACCCTACTTCGAGTATGCATGATGAAG GACTTACAAAGAAATTTTTGATGCCTCGAAGGAGCCCTCCTCCACCACCTTCA AGAGAACAGGTGCAAAATATCTCAGCGCAATCTGAAAAGGTATCGCACAGTAGACCCTCCCAGGGAGGTTCAAAAGCTGCTGGTTGTTCTATTGGTTCATTTTGGTCTACCCAGTATGCACACGATCCTCCGGTTGTAGAAAACAAAGGTTCCACGATTGACAAAGAACCATTTAAACACTGGATATCCAAGGACAATCAGAATAGTCTGGATGGCAAGACTAGCCCGCCGGGAGAACATGTTCATAGTGGACAAAATTTGGCGGCAAACCCTCTCAAAAAGTTTGAAGAGGTTCCTACTAAAGGCTTTGAAATAAGCTTTTTCCAAGAGGAGCCACTACAGAATTCTCAGAAAACAAAAGCAGTACATCCTGAGAACATAGAGATGTTCCAGAACGAGGCATTTAACACCTTTGTTGCTGAGTTTGATACCACTAAGCTTGACTCCAGAAATAGTGCTACTATTAATAATGACAACGGATCTGCGAGAAAGGAGCTAGAAGGAGAAGTGGATAGGCTGAAGGAACAGTTGAAGCAAGCCAACTTGAAGAAGGATgaaatcacatctaaatatgaaaaATTGTCGGCCATTTGCCGCTCTCAGCGGCAGG ATCAGGAGCTCAAGCGTGCCCTTGCAGGAGCAACGCCATCACCACCAAGTAAGGATAGCTCAAAGAGCCATGTCTCTCCTGGAAGCTTGCAGCCTGGAACTCTG CAAAAGGATAAGATTGAAGGAACTGTGTGGGAACTCCAGCAAGGGATGCTCGAAAACAGTTCTCCATCACCCAGCCCAGAGCCCAAGCCATGGCAGGCATTTTCTGGGGAGACAAAAGTCCAGTCTATAGCAGCTGGTATGACCAATGGTCACCAAAATTTGACCAAGCAATCGGTGGCAGGGCTCTCCAGTGATGTGTGGGGGTTCAATCTGGAAAGCTTCACAGCAGCACCATCTGGTGCGCAGGTGTCGAGGACTTCTATTCAAGCAAATACTTCTCGGAGATTCGGTAGGGGGGAACAAAGAAGGTGGAGACCAGCCAACCAGCTGGATGGGCTGGTTTCTGAAGTGCAGTCAAAAATCGAGCTGGGATTATTGCTAATGTTCATAAGCTGTTTTTATAGTGGATGCGCAAAGGATTGCCTCACAATTGCCCCTGATAACATTTGTGATTTGTTTTTGTTGCTTGTGGAAAAGATTGAAGGAGGTAAAATTTTAGCAGAAATCCACCGTTTCTTTTGCTGCCTCAAAGGAAATCTGAAAGATCTGTTTTTTTTCAATTCCTGCCTTCCTCTTGGTGAGGTTCGATCAGTAATGATGTACACAATATTTGTTGTTCGCTGGATTATTTGGTAG